TTTTTCTGGACAGGGATTGGCTTAGATGTTCATCCACCCACCAACtctaacattaatttattttacaaatttatttaacttttttgttgGATGTATATTCACATGggtcaaaaaaacaaaccatttaaAGAGATGTGCAGTGAAAATCTACCTTCTGTCCACCAAGTTTCTGTAGTTATTAATCAATGTTAATAATTGTGTATGTTTTCTTCCAGGGTTTATTTACACAAAAATTATACAGATAAGCCTCAGTTTGCTATTGTAAAAGAGGGATAACAGTAATACCCAAATATATGTAAGTCACTTAGAACAGTGTTggcaggggtgtctgggtggcacagttggttaagtgtctgactcttggtttcggctcaggtcgagATCTTGGGGTCacaggagatcaagccctgcatcaggctctgagctcagcacagagtccgcttgagattcctGATGCACAacgtgcttgctctctttctctctccttcaaataaataaataaataaataaataaatcttaaaaagaaagactttaagAACAGTGTTGGCAGACAGTAGATGCAATAACtgtttatcatcatcatcatcattgttttttccccctgctgTGTAAACATATGGTAATATGGTATATACACttctgaattttgcttttttaaaatgaggtcacGCTTCATCAGCTCACAAAAGGCTTTCAAAGCATAGATGTTACAGAATTATTTGACTTGTCCAGTATTTATGAGTATTTCCCACCAGTCTTTTGCTATTGCATATTTATTCCCTTTTGGCCTCATGAGTAAAACTGCCATTCTTATATAACACCTTGATCTAACACAAGTCTGTGTGGAGacctgctttcatttctcttgggtaaatatgaAAGAGAATAATGGTAGATGTGTGTCTAACTTTATGAAAAACtgccaaaactatttttaaaattggcgGCACCGTGTTTTTCTCCTAACAACAGCATGTGGGAGTTCTAGTTCCTTCACATCCTTGCGGACACTTGGTATGGGGTCAGGTGTTTTCTCAGTTTTAGTCCTAGTGGATGCGAGTGATATCTCGTTATGGtttcaatttgctttttctttttttttaagatttttatttatttatttgagagagagagcaagcataagcgggggaggaggagagggagaaacagactcccagctgagcagggagcccaatgcagggcttcatcatgggaccctgggatcatgacctgagctgaaggcagacactcaaccaactgagccacccaggctcccattaatttgctttttcttaatgACTAATCAAGTTTTGAGCATGTTtcatgtttattgaccatttgggAATCCTTTTTTGTGAAGAAGCCATTCTTGTCTCTTGCCTATTTTTATATTGGGTGGTCTTTTTATTAATTCTctgctcattctttcattcactcatctgTTCACCTTTGTGCTTGCTCACTCACttgcttgtgcgtgctctctctcatacTCACTGACTCACTCGCCCATTGGCTACTTCACACACCCCATCACCTACACTTCCCTTCTTTTATtccacatttattgaacaccagACAATCATAGCATTACTTATTGTTCTGTGAGGTTTGTACACATTATCTTGAGTACATCTGTTCACCTTAGAATCCAGACAGctaccccatttcacagatgaggacactgaggcatggagaggttaTAAAGCCCACCTTACGTGGGCCCTCAGCTCTCACAAGTCTGAGTTCCTTTTCTTACCTTTATTCCTCATGTATGTTTCTTATCTTCTTCAGGGAAAGAGTATGCCAAGGGAGACAGCCGATACATCCTGTAAGTGTTTGCCTCCATCAAGGAAGACCTGCACTGATTTAGGGTGGTTGTGAGTCAGGAAACACTAATGGGGTGCCCTGTGGGTAGAGCACAGTGATGCCAGTATCCCCCAATCCTTTCTCCCACAGGAGTGACAACTTTACGATATGCATGGAGACCATCACAGCTTGCCTTTGGGGACCACTCAGCCTGTGGGTGGTGATTGCCTTTCTCCGCCAGCAGCCCCTGCGCTTCGTCTTACAACTTGTGGTCTCTGTGGGTGAGGAGAGGGCCCACACTGGGTGCTGGAGGGCCTGATGAGGGAATCCACATATACAGAGGCATCCCTGCAGGGTACATCTCTCAATTGTGCCTATCTGGAGCTGAGTCAGGCTGAAAGATGTCCTCCTAAGGTTCTGGAAAGCCATGACCATCTCAGTCTGTGTTCTCAAGTGGGAAGGGttcatttctcctccttcatcACAGCATTCCCTGTGAAGGTTACATGAGGTGGCAGGGAGCCCCTGGATCCTCCAGGATTAGGATTCTGAGCTCAATCTGATATTCAGTCCTTTTGTGTTCTTAAATTGCTAGCTTTCTTTTAGTTCTGGAATCCTGAGCTGTCTTGAATTAAGGATTTGGGGTTTCCTTAAGTTCTGGAGATAGGACCTCTCCTGAGTTCAGAAATTCTCGGCTTCTGATTTCTGGAATTCTTACTTTTCTAATTCTTCAAATTTTCAGCTATGTGATTTCAGAATTCTTAGCTCTTGAAATTTGAGAATCCTGAGCTCTGAGACCTTAACAATGATGATGACTTAGGAAATGCCTTGGAATAGCTTTTCCTCCTCACTGggtttctccttccccttctgcctcccaCAGGTCAGATCTATGGGGATGTGCTCTATTTCCTAACAGAGCACCGAGACGGATTCCAGCATGGGGAGCTGGGCCACCCGCTCTACTTCTGGTTTTACTTTGTCTTCATGAACGGCTTGTGGCTGGTGCTGCCTGGAATCCTCGTGCTAGATTCTGTAAAGCAGCTTGCTCATGCCCAGAGCGTGCTGGATGCCAAAGGCACAAAAGCCAAGAGCAAGTAGAACTAATCAGTAGTAGGCTGGGCTTGAACATTGGCTGATGAGGAACCCTCCACCAGGAAGAAGAATCCAGTCCTTACTCCCACAGGTTGGAGGAACAAAGCAAATTGATCTGTCAAACTCAAGCTAATGGGTAAGGACCAGAAGGACCAAAGGCAGGGGCAAGAAAGGAGTTGTGTGGAGCTACTGCCACTGGGACAAAGGTGCAAAAGAACCTAGGAGGGCCATGATGgtggcagtttttaaaatcaggaaataaaagatCTTGACCCTAACACTGACAAATTTGTAATTACTAACCCCAGAGATGCCCTATGATTGACCCCACAAGCCCCTCCTTCACCCATTATACAGACCACCTTTCTCTCAGCCATAGACCACCCCCATTATCATTACTTAGACCTCCAATCTATAACATCACAAACCCCCTATCACTGACCCCATAGATTCCCGTGATGACCAATTAGATCCATGAGACACCCATTATCTCTTTTAAGAAGTGATGATCCACTTGGTGTTCTCTCCAGAacacactttctcatttttttgcaATATGGGCAGGCTGAGAACTTTCCAAATCTAAGTTTTTCAATTTATTCAGCCTCTCGTATCCTGATCAGGCACCCCACAGATACTCCATCAATAACTCCACAGATCTTTCCTCACTCACCTCAGACTTCCCCATTACTCATTCCAAAACACTCCACCATCACTTACCTCAGAGACCCCACGAAACTCACACAAGACTGATCACTCACTTCACATACCCCAGTCACATACCCTACAACCCCCTGACTCACCCCATAGACCCCCACATCATGTATCACACAGACCCTCCCACTCTTCCCACAAATCCCCCATCATTGACCTCATAGGCTGTCATTACCTAACCTATAGACCCCCATAACTCACCttgcagaatttatttatttttttttaaatttttatttatttatgatagtcacacagagagggagagagaggcagagacacaggcagagggagaagcaggttccatgcaccgggagcccgacgtgggatttgatcccaggtctccaggatcacgccctgggccaaaggcaggtgccaaaccgctgcgccacccagggatcccaaccttgCAGAATTTATTACCTCATACCCCACAGGTCCCCAATCATCCCATAGCTCTTCCATTGTTCCCATTGCTCA
The window above is part of the Vulpes lagopus strain Blue_001 chromosome X, ASM1834538v1, whole genome shotgun sequence genome. Proteins encoded here:
- the LOC121482294 gene encoding 3-beta-hydroxysteroid-Delta(8),Delta(7)-isomerase; amino-acid sequence: MTTNASPLHPYWPRHLRLDNFVPNDCPTWHLLAGLFSVSGVLVVTTWLLSGRAAVIPLGTWRRLSLCWFAVCGFIHMVIEGWFSLYHEDLLGDQAFLSQLWKEYAKGDSRYILSDNFTICMETITACLWGPLSLWVVIAFLRQQPLRFVLQLVVSVGQIYGDVLYFLTEHRDGFQHGELGHPLYFWFYFVFMNGLWLVLPGILVLDSVKQLAHAQSVLDAKGTKAKSK